Proteins co-encoded in one Haladaptatus sp. ZSTT2 genomic window:
- a CDS encoding outer membrane protein assembly factor BamB family protein, whose amino-acid sequence MSNHSRRDVLKAAGIATGIGLSGYGLSTVENGTVRAAEAGTSGTWPMARNNAQGTRFNDGAVSPVTELETVWTWNGDEQGLEAPPIVDDDTVYVVEVIDDMDSGVTQLRALDADDGTERWSYESTFSRGPPAVAGDLVYHQTDTLAALDKADGSVRWEAPVYLGNDPILDGETLYVDGYDTEMETNVLRAYDRRSGDVQWEIETEYQPNTTLVVSNDTLYVPWEDGLRVHDGATGDEQTLIDQYGAIDTVAVYEGSLFLNSDNGLVALDEANREERWTLPGEYFEAIGEGLVFGNREADITAYDAETGEEVWAFEGISRNEGGEPTVANGAVYLTGMYPNGGPDNLLLLVLEATTGTVYSKTPVGNREAFATSAIPVDDRVYFGEHHIGWSVRGGKDLYVLEGPAAENMHAIEIDSTPNLDSTDFDEGDSVTLDASGSVDPNGEIVKFEWDTTGDGEFNRSGPKIEMDLSYCGYQDVTVRTTDNDGDSFTKTIRISTK is encoded by the coding sequence ATGTCGAATCACAGCCGCCGCGACGTACTCAAAGCCGCGGGAATCGCAACCGGAATCGGGCTTTCTGGATATGGACTTTCGACCGTTGAAAATGGAACCGTCAGAGCCGCGGAAGCCGGCACATCTGGAACTTGGCCGATGGCTCGAAACAACGCACAGGGAACGAGATTCAACGACGGTGCAGTCAGTCCGGTCACGGAGTTAGAAACCGTTTGGACGTGGAACGGCGATGAGCAGGGTCTCGAAGCGCCACCGATTGTTGACGACGACACGGTGTACGTCGTCGAAGTCATCGATGACATGGATAGCGGTGTGACGCAGTTGCGCGCGCTCGATGCCGACGACGGTACGGAACGGTGGAGCTACGAATCGACGTTCAGCCGCGGCCCGCCAGCCGTCGCGGGCGACCTCGTGTATCATCAAACCGACACGCTCGCCGCGCTCGATAAAGCCGATGGGAGCGTCAGGTGGGAAGCGCCAGTCTACCTCGGCAACGACCCGATTCTCGACGGCGAAACGCTGTACGTAGATGGGTACGACACTGAGATGGAGACGAACGTCCTTCGCGCCTACGACCGGCGCAGTGGTGACGTGCAGTGGGAAATCGAAACCGAATACCAACCCAACACAACGCTGGTCGTCTCGAATGACACCCTCTACGTCCCGTGGGAGGACGGCCTGCGTGTGCACGATGGGGCGACTGGAGACGAACAGACCCTCATCGACCAGTACGGTGCTATCGATACAGTCGCAGTGTATGAGGGAAGCCTATTCCTCAACTCGGACAACGGACTCGTCGCCCTTGACGAAGCCAACCGCGAAGAACGCTGGACGCTCCCGGGCGAATACTTCGAAGCCATCGGCGAAGGACTCGTTTTCGGAAACCGCGAGGCAGACATCACTGCCTACGATGCGGAAACCGGTGAGGAGGTATGGGCGTTCGAGGGGATTTCTCGCAATGAGGGCGGTGAACCGACGGTTGCGAACGGCGCCGTCTATCTCACCGGTATGTATCCAAACGGTGGCCCCGACAATCTCCTGCTCTTAGTCCTCGAAGCGACCACCGGAACCGTCTACTCGAAAACGCCGGTCGGGAACCGAGAGGCGTTCGCCACCAGTGCAATCCCCGTCGATGACCGCGTCTACTTCGGTGAACACCACATCGGCTGGTCAGTTCGCGGTGGAAAAGACCTCTACGTGCTCGAAGGTCCCGCGGCGGAGAACATGCATGCTATCGAAATCGACAGCACGCCTAACCTCGACTCGACGGACTTCGACGAAGGCGATTCAGTCACGCTCGACGCCTCTGGGTCGGTTGACCCGAACGGCGAGATTGTGAAATTCGAATGGGACACCACCGGCGACGGCGAGTTCAATAGAAGCGGGCCGAAAATCGAGATGGACCTCTCCTACTGTGGCTACCAAGACGTGACCGTCCGTACCACCGACAACGACGGCGATTCGTTCACGAAGACTATTCGTATCTCTACGAAGTAA